In Isoptericola variabilis 225, the genomic window GCGTGCTCGCCCAGCCGCTCGGCACGCTCTCGGGCGGCCAGCGCCGTCGCATCGAGCTCGCGCGGATCCTCTTCTCCGGCGTCGAGACCCTGCTGCTCGACGAGCCGACGAACCACCTCGACGCCGACTCCATCCTGTGGCTGCGCGACTACCTGCGGTCGTACAACGGCGGCTTCGTCGTCATCAGCCACGACGTCGAGCTCCTGCGCGCGACGGTGAACAAGGTCTTCCACCTGGACGCCAACCGCGGCGAGCTCGACCAGTACAACCTGGGCTGGGACGCCTACCTCGAGCAGCGCGAGACCGACGAGCGCCGTCGCCGGCGCGAGCGCGCCAACGCCGAGAAGAAGGCGGGCGCGCTCCTCGCGCAGGCCGAGAAGATGCGCGCCAAGGCGACGAAGGCCACGGCGGCCCAGAACATGATGAAGCGCGCCGAGCGCATGCTGTCGGGCGTCGAGGGGGAGCGGGTCCAGGACCGCGTGGCGAAGCTGCGGTTCCCGACGCCGGCCCCGTGCGGCCGCACCCCGATCACCGCGCGCGAGCTGTCGAAGAGCTACGGCTCGCAGGAGGTCTTCGCGGGCGTCGACCTGGCGATCGACCGCGGCTCGCGCGTCGTCGTCCTCGGGCTCAACGGCGCGGGCAAGACGACGCTGCTGCGCATCCTCGCCGGCGTCGAGCAGCCCGACACGGGCGAGGTCGTGCCCGGGCACGGGCTCAAGCTCGGGTACTACGCCCAGGAGCACGACACGCTCGACATGGACGCGACCGTCGTGGAGAACCTGCGCCACGCCGCGCCCGACCTCACCGACACCCAGGTGCGCTCGGTCCTCGGGTCGTTCCTGTTCAGCGGCGACGACGCCGACAAGCCCGCGCACGTGCTGTCGGGCGGCGAGAAGACGCGCCTGGCGCTCGCGACGCTCGTCGTGTCGAGCGCGAACGTGCTGCTGCTCGACGAGCCGACCAACAACCTCGACCCGGCGTCGCGCGCCGAGATCCTCGGCGCGCTCAAGACGTACGAGGGCGCGGTCGTCATGGTCACGCACGACGACGGCGCGGTCGACGCGCTCGAGCCCGAGCGCGTGCTGCTCCTGCCCGACGGCGACGAGGACCTCTGGTCCGACGACTACGCCGAGCTCGTGTCCCTCGCCTGACCGGCGCCGTCGAGCAGCGCGTCCTCGTAGTCCTCGTCGGAGGTGCGACGCGGGCGCGCCGGGCGGCGCGGCTGGAGGTCGGACTCCTCGAGCAGCTCGCCCGCCGTGACCGTCACGGGACGGGTCTCGCGCCGCCACAGCAGCACGTACCCGGCGACCGCGCCGAGCGCGAACACGACCCACTGGAACGCGTAGCTCAGGTGCGAGCCAGGGTCCGTGTCGGGCGGCGGCAGGGCGCCGGGGGAGACGGCCGGCGCGGGGTCCTCGCTGCGCAGCTGCCCGTACGCGCCGACCATGCGGCCCTGCGCCCAGTCCGCCCCGCCGGGTGCCGCGGCCAGGACCTGCGCGGTGTTGATCGCCTGGACCTGCCCGTCGGGCGCACCCCGGCCCGACGCCGGCTCGTCCGCGCGCATCGTCACGACGGCGCGCACCTCGCCGTCGGGCGGTGCCGGGACGGTCGACGGCGCGCTCGCGTCCTGCCCGAGCGGCACGAAGCCACGGTCCACCACGAGCACGATCTCGTCGCCGCCCGGCAGCTCGGCCTCGAACGGCACGAGCACGTGGAAGCCGGGCGTGCCGTGCACGGGCCGGTTGCGCAGCAGCACCGTGCCGTCCTCGACGTACCGGCCCTCGAGCTCCACGGGCCGCCAGACGTCGGCGGGGTCGAGGACAGCGCCGGGACCGTCGAGCAGGTCGGCGACCGGGACGGGCTCGGCCGAGTAGTTGGACTCCACGAGGTCGATCTGCGCCTCGCGGTCGGTGTACCGGTGCCACTGCCAGCGCGCGGCGACGAGGCACAGGACGGCGAGCAGGACCGCGGCGACGCCGAGCGTGAACCACTGCCGTCGCGTGCGCGGGACGCGGGCCTCGGGTGCCGGGGCCGTCACGCGGTCTCCAGCTCGTCGACCGGGACGGTCTGCTTCCAGAACGAGCGCGCGCCGAGGAACTGCTCGAGGTGCTCGCGGTGCGCGTCGCACGCGAGCCACACCTTGCGCCGCTCGGGCGTGTGCAGGCGGGGGTTGTTCCACAGCAGGCCCCAGACCGCCGGCTCGCCGCAGCCCTTCGCCGAGCACACGAGGTCGCCGGCGACGCGGTCCGCGCCGCCGGACAGCAGGTCGATCATCTCGTCTCCTGGTCGTCTCCCGGGCGGTCGCCCGGGTCGTCGTCGTGGGCCTCGTCCTGGTGCTCGACGACGCGCCCGGCGCCCGGCTCCGTGGTCGGCCCCGGGACCGGCCCGGTCGGCGCCGGGAGCTGCGCGTGCGCGGTCGGCGTGACCGGCGACGTGTCGTACGACACGCGGTCGCGGCCCGCGTTCGCGAACAGCACGGCCGAGTACGGGAGCACGACGGCGCCGACCACGAGCACCCAGCGCAGCCAGCCGTCGGCGAGGAAGATCGCGCCGAGGAAGCAGACGACGCGGATGCCCATCTGCACCAGGTACCGGGTCATGCGGCGGGACTGGTCGTCCGCGAGCGGCTCCGGCGCGCTGGTGATCGAGTGGACGGGCTCGGCGGGCCTCATCCAGCCAGTCTACGAGTCCTGGGGGCACCCACCGGTCTTGTAGGAATCCGACAAACTCGCCCGGCGGGCTGTGCCGCGCCGCGCGCGCTCGCGCCGTCGGGGGCGGGGTAGCGTCACCGGGGGCCCTGCGCGGCGCGGGACCCGTCCGACCGACCGAGGAGGAACCGCGGTGAGCACCACGAGCCCGACCGAGCCCGCGACGAGGGGTCGCGTCGTCGTCGTGACCGGAGCAGCGCGCGGCATCGGCCGCTCGATCGCCGAGCGGTTCGTCGCCGCCGGCGACACCGTCGCGACCCTCTACCGCGGCGGCGAGCTGCCCGACGGCGTGCACGGCTTCGTGGCCGACGTCACCGACACCGCGGCCGTCGACGCCGCGTTCACGCAGATCGAGAGCACGCTCGGCCCGGTCGAGGTGCTCGTGGCCAACGCCGGCGTCACCCGCGACCAGCTCCTCATGCGCATGAGCGACGAGGAGTTCACCACGGTCCTCGACGTCAACCTCACCGGCACGTTCCGCTGCGTGCGCCGCGCGTCGAAGGGCATGATCCGCGCGCGCAAGGGCCGCATCGTGCTCGTCGGCTCGGTCGTCGGCCTCTACGGCGGCCCGGGTCAGGTCAACTACTCGTCGTCCAAGGCCGCGCTCGTCGGCATGGCCCGGTCCATCACCCGCGAGCTCGGCGCGCGCGGCATCACCGCCAACGTCGTCGCGCCCGGCTTCGTCGAGACCGACATGACCGCGGCGCTGCCCGAGAAGACGCAGGCCGAGTACAAGGCGTCGATCCCCGCGGGCCGGTTCGCGACCGCGGACGAGGTCGCCGGCGTCGTCGAGTTCCTCGCCTCCGACGCCGCCGCGTACGTCAGCGGCGCCGTGCTGCCGGTCGACGGCGGCCTGGGCATGGGCCACTGATCCGTTACGCTCCCCCCACACCACGAAAGGTCACCATGGGTCTCCTCGAGGGCAAGAAGCTGCTCATCACGGGCGTCCTCACGGACAGCTCGATCGCGTTCCACACCGCGCGCCTCGCACAGCAGGAGGGCGCCGAGGTGGTCCTGTCGTCCTTCGGCCGGCAGATGAAGCTCACGCAGGCGTTCTCGCGCCGCCTGCCCACCGAGGCCCCCGTGGTCGAGCTCGACGTCACGAGCGGCGAGGACCTCGCCGCCCTGGCCGACCGCGTGCGCGAGCACGTGGACGGGCTCGACGGCGTCGTGCACTCCATCGGTTTCGCGCCGCAGTCGGTCATGGGCGGCAACTTCCTCTCGGGCGAGTGGCCCGACGTCGCGACCGCGATCGAGATCTCCGCCTTCTCGCTCAAGTCCCTCGCCGTCGCGGCCAAGCCGCTCATGACGTCGGGCGGCTCGCTCGTCGGTCTCACGTTCGACGCGCGCTACGCGTGGCCCGTCTACGACTGGATGGGCGTGGCCAAGGCCGCGTTCGAGGCGACGAACCGGTATCTGGCCCGTGACCTCGGGCCCGAGGGCATCCGGTGTAACCTCGTCTCCGCCGGGCCTCTGCGCACCACGGCCGCGAAGTCGATCCCGGGCTTCGCGACCATGGAGGACGCCTGGCCGCAGCGGGCGCCGCTCGGCTGGGACCAGTCGAACCCGGAACCCGCCGCTCGCGCTGTCGCGGCACTCCTCTCGGACTGGTTCCCGGCGACGACGGGCGAGATCGTCCACGTCGACGGCGGAGTGCACGCGATGGGGCAGTGAACCGACGGCACGACTGAGACGGGGCGCATGAACGCGGCGAAGCACGAGGACCACGCGACGACGGCCGTGCGCCGGCTCGTGCTGCTGCGCCACGCCAAGGCGGAGCCCGTCCGCGACACCGGGACGGACGCCGAGCGGCCGCTCGCGCTCAAGGGGCGCCGGCAGGCGTCAGGCGTCGGGATGGCGCTCACCGCCGCCGGGCTCGTGCCCGACCTCGCGCTCGTGTCGTCCGCGCTGCGCACCCGCCAGACGTGGGACCTCGCCCGCGCGCACCTCGACGGCGTCGACGCCGTCGTCGAGGTGCGCGACGAGCTGTACGAGGCGAGCGTCGGCGACGTGCTCGACCTCGTGCGCGCGGTCGACCCCGACGTCGGCACCGTGCTCGTCCTGGGCCACGAGCCCACCATGGCCGCGACCGCGGCGTACCTCGCCGGCCCGGGCTCGGACGACGCCGCGCTCGCCCAGGTGCGCGTCGGCGTCCCGACCGCGACGTACTCGGTGCTCGAGAGCGCCGAGCACCCGTGGTCCGAGTGGGGCAAGGGCGCCGCGCGGCTCGTCCACGTCGGACGCCCGTCCTAGCTCAGGGCGCGCCGAGGACCGCCGCCGTCGTCGTGACCTCCACGAGCGGCGCGTAGAGCCGCATCGCGTCGAGCGCACGCTCGTGGTCGGCCCGCGACGCGCCCGCGCACGCGTCGGCCGCGACGTGGACGCGTCGCCCGGCGTCGGCGGCCGGGAGCGCGGTCGACAGCACGCAGCAGTCGGTCGAGACGCCGGCGAGCACGAGGTCGGCCGCACCGTGCGTCGCGGCGTCGAGCTCGGGTCCCCACTTGCCGAACGTCGTGCGCGTCACGACCTGGCGGCCGGCCGGGTCGAGCTCGTCCACGAGGTCGTACAGCGGGGCGTCGGGAGGCACGAGCGCGAACGGCCACAGCGCGAAGTACGCGCGCCACGCACCCTCGGGCTCGGCGGGCGCGACGTACCGCGTGAAGACGACGCGGTCGCCGAACGCGTCGACGAGCCGCCGCGTCCCGGCGAGCGCGGTGGGGTAGTCGGGTGACGCCCACGGGCTGGGCGGGTGCGCGAAGACGTTCTGCATGTCGACGACGACGAGCCACGCGCCGTCGTCGACCAGGCTCACCGGGCCTCCTGGCGGCGGACGGCGCCCGCCGTCGTGACGAGCGTGCCGACGAACCCGATCGTGAGCGCCACGAGCACGCCGAGGTTGGCGAACGCCCAGTCGCCCTCGCGCCCGCCGACCGGGCCGAGCAGGTAGCCCTGCCACGCGAGCCAGCCGGCGAAGGTGTTGGTCACGAGCCCCCAGCCGATCACCGTGCCGCCCACGACGAGGGCGACGGCCGACCACCGCACGGCGCCGTAGCGGCCGCGCGGGTCGTAGAGCTCGGGCTCGGCGTAGTCGCGGCGGCGCAGGAGGATGTCGGCGAGCAGGACGCCGCACCAGGCGGCGATCGGCACGCCGAGCGTGATGAGGAAGCCCTGGAACGGGCCGATGAAGGTCTCGGCGACGAACACGACGTAGATCGCGCCGACGACCATGAGCGCGCCGTCGATCGCCGCGGCGACCCAGCGCGGGGCGGGCAGGCCGAGCGCGAGCAGCGCCAGGCCGGACGAGTAGATGTCGAGCGCCGCGCCGCCGACGAGCCCTGCGAGCGCGACGATCGTGAACGGGACGAGGAACCACGTCGGCAGCAGCGCCGACAGGGCCCCGATGGGGTCGAGGCCGATCGCCTCGTCGAGCGTCGGGTCCGAGCCCGCGAGCAGGAGCCCCGAGACCAGGAGCAGCACGGGCGGCAGCGCGGCGCCGAACGTCGTCCACCCGACGACGGCGGGCCCGGACGACGAGCGCGGCAGGTAGCGCGAGTAGTCCGCCGCCATGTTGACCCAGCCGAGCCCGAAGCCGGTCATCATGAACACGAGCCCGCCGACCACCTGCGGCGCCGACCCGGCGGGCAGCGACATGACTGCCGCCCAGTCGACGTTGTGCGCGACGAGCGCGACGTAGACCACCGTGAGCACGGCCGTGAGGATCGTGATGATCCGCTGGAGCCGCATGACGAGCCCGAACCCGAACACCCCGGCGGCGACCACGACGGCCGCGACGACGGCGAGCGTGACGGCCTGCGTGGCGGTGCCGCCGCCCCAGCCGAGCTCGCGCAGCACGGTGGCCGTGGCGAGCGTCGCGAGCGAGACGAGCACGGTCTCCCAGCCCACGGTGAGGATCCACGACAGCAGCGCGGGCAGCCGGTTGCCCTCGACGCCGAACGCGGCCCGGCTGAGCACCATCGTCGGCGCGGAACCGCGCCGCCCCGCGAGCGAGACGAAGCCGCAGAAGAGGAACGAGACGACGATGCCGACGATCCCCACCGCGACGGCCTGCCAGAACGAGATCGCGAAGCCGAGCAGGTAGGAGCCGTACCCGAGGCCCAGCACCGAGACGTTGGCGGCGAACCACGGCCAGAAGAGGTCGCGAGGCCTGCCGTGCCGCTCGGACTCGTCGATGGTGTTGAGCGCGTTGAGCTCGATGCTGGTGGCCAACGGTGCCTCCTCAGCCCACGGTGGTGTCCACGCTGTCGATGACGTCGAGCACCGCGTCGATGCGCGGGCCGTCCACGCTGAACGGCGCCTGCGCCCGCACGACGGGCTTGGCGGCGAAGGCGATGCCGATGCCGGCCGCCCGGATCATGTCGAGGTCGTTCGCGCCGTCGCCGACCGCGACGGTGTCGCGCAGCTCCAGGCCCGTGCGCGCCGCCCACTCGCGGAGCGTGACCTCCTTGTAGGCGCGGTCGACGACCGGACCGACGGTGCGGCCGGTGAGCACGCCGCCCGCGACCTCGAGGCGGTTGGCGCGCCACAGCCGGATGCCGAGCGAGTCCGCGATCGGGCCGAGGATCTCGGCGAACCCGCCCGAGACGAGACCGAACTCCCAGCCGCGGCGCTGCACCTCGGCGACGAGCTCGCGCGCGCCCGGGGTGAGCCGGACGCGCGAGCGCACCTCGTCGAGCGCGCCGACGGGCACGCCCGCGAGCGTCGCGACGCGCTCGCGCAGGGACGCGGCGAAGTCGATCTCGCCGCGCATCGCGCGCTCGGTCACCTCGGTGACCTCGGCGCGCGTGCCGGCGTGGTCGGCGATGAGCTCGATCACCTCGTCGGTGATGAACGTGGAGTCGACGTCGCTGACGACGAGACGCCGCCGGCCGCTCGTGCGCGGGCCGGCGGCGCCTGCCGTCGAGACGTCGGACAGGGGGTCAAGCAACGACGGTGCCCTTCGGGACGACGGTGATCCCCGAGTCGGTGACGGTGAACCCGCGTGCCCGGTCCTCGTCGTGGTCGACCCCGATCCCGGCGCGGGAGCTCACCACCACGTTCTTGTCGAGGATGGCGCGGTGGACCTGGGCGTGCCGGTGCACCTGGACGCCGTCCATGAGGACCGAGTCCGTCACGGTGGCCCACGAGTGCAGGTGCACGCCCGGGGACAGGATGGACCCTGCCACGGTCGCGCCGGAGACGAGGACACCAGGTGAGACGACCGAGTCGGCCGCGTGGCCCAGGCGCCCCGGCCCGGCGTGCACGAACTTGGCCGGGGGCAGGCCCGTGTACCCCGTGTAGAGCGGCCAGTCCTCGTTGTAGAGGTTGAACACGGGCTGGACCGCGATGAGGTCCTTGTTGGCGTCGAAGTACGCGTCGATCGTCCCGACGTCGCGCCAGTAGTCGCGGTCGCGGTCGGTGGAGCCGGGCACGTCGTTGCGGATGAAGTCGTACACGCCCGCGGTGCCCTGCGCGACGAACGCGGGGATGATGTCGCCGCCCATGTCGTGGCGCGAGTCCGGGTCGGCCGAGTCCTTCGTGACCGCCTCGACGAGCGCGTCGGCGTCGAACACGTAGTTGCCCATCGACGCCAGGACCTCCTGGGGGGAGTCCGGCAGCCCGACGGGATTGGTGGGCTTCTCGAGGAACTCGCGGATGCGCGCCGGGTCGGCCGGGTCGACGTCGATGACGCCGAACTGGTCCGCGAGCGCGATCGGCTGGCGGATCGCCGCGACCGTGGCGCGCGCCCCCGACTCGACGTGCGCGTCGACCATCTGCGAGAAGTCCATGCGGTACACGTGGTCGGCGCCGACCACGACCACGATGTCGGGGCGCTCGTCGTCGATGATGTTGAGGCACTGGTAGATGGCGTCCGCGCTGCCCAGGTACCAGTGCTTGCCGACGCGCTGCTGCGCCGGCACGGGGGCGACGTAGTTGCCCAGCAGCGGGGACATCCGCCACGTCTTGGAGATGTGCCGGTCGAGCGAATGCGACTTGTACTGGGTGAGCACGACGACGCGCAGATACCCGGAGTTGATGATGTTCGACAGGGCGAAGTCGACCAGG contains:
- a CDS encoding ABC-F family ATP-binding cassette domain-containing protein, coding for MITAHDVELRVGARVLLHGATFRISAGDRIGLVGRNGAGKTTLTRTLAGETQPTGGRITRGGEVGYLPQDPRTGDLDVVAMDRVLGARGLDRIVRQMRETEGAMASADPDTQAAALERYPKLEARFLAAGGYAAESEAHRITSNLGLDERVLAQPLGTLSGGQRRRIELARILFSGVETLLLDEPTNHLDADSILWLRDYLRSYNGGFVVISHDVELLRATVNKVFHLDANRGELDQYNLGWDAYLEQRETDERRRRRERANAEKKAGALLAQAEKMRAKATKATAAQNMMKRAERMLSGVEGERVQDRVAKLRFPTPAPCGRTPITARELSKSYGSQEVFAGVDLAIDRGSRVVVLGLNGAGKTTLLRILAGVEQPDTGEVVPGHGLKLGYYAQEHDTLDMDATVVENLRHAAPDLTDTQVRSVLGSFLFSGDDADKPAHVLSGGEKTRLALATLVVSSANVLLLDEPTNNLDPASRAEILGALKTYEGAVVMVTHDDGAVDALEPERVLLLPDGDEDLWSDDYAELVSLA
- a CDS encoding SURF1 family protein, translated to MTAPAPEARVPRTRRQWFTLGVAAVLLAVLCLVAARWQWHRYTDREAQIDLVESNYSAEPVPVADLLDGPGAVLDPADVWRPVELEGRYVEDGTVLLRNRPVHGTPGFHVLVPFEAELPGGDEIVLVVDRGFVPLGQDASAPSTVPAPPDGEVRAVVTMRADEPASGRGAPDGQVQAINTAQVLAAAPGGADWAQGRMVGAYGQLRSEDPAPAVSPGALPPPDTDPGSHLSYAFQWVVFALGAVAGYVLLWRRETRPVTVTAGELLEESDLQPRRPARPRRTSDEDYEDALLDGAGQARDTSSA
- a CDS encoding DUF3099 domain-containing protein, which produces MRPAEPVHSITSAPEPLADDQSRRMTRYLVQMGIRVVCFLGAIFLADGWLRWVLVVGAVVLPYSAVLFANAGRDRVSYDTSPVTPTAHAQLPAPTGPVPGPTTEPGAGRVVEHQDEAHDDDPGDRPGDDQETR
- the fabG gene encoding 3-oxoacyl-ACP reductase FabG, which encodes MSTTSPTEPATRGRVVVVTGAARGIGRSIAERFVAAGDTVATLYRGGELPDGVHGFVADVTDTAAVDAAFTQIESTLGPVEVLVANAGVTRDQLLMRMSDEEFTTVLDVNLTGTFRCVRRASKGMIRARKGRIVLVGSVVGLYGGPGQVNYSSSKAALVGMARSITRELGARGITANVVAPGFVETDMTAALPEKTQAEYKASIPAGRFATADEVAGVVEFLASDAAAYVSGAVLPVDGGLGMGH
- the fabI gene encoding enoyl-ACP reductase FabI encodes the protein MGLLEGKKLLITGVLTDSSIAFHTARLAQQEGAEVVLSSFGRQMKLTQAFSRRLPTEAPVVELDVTSGEDLAALADRVREHVDGLDGVVHSIGFAPQSVMGGNFLSGEWPDVATAIEISAFSLKSLAVAAKPLMTSGGSLVGLTFDARYAWPVYDWMGVAKAAFEATNRYLARDLGPEGIRCNLVSAGPLRTTAAKSIPGFATMEDAWPQRAPLGWDQSNPEPAARAVAALLSDWFPATTGEIVHVDGGVHAMGQ
- a CDS encoding histidine phosphatase family protein translates to MNAAKHEDHATTAVRRLVLLRHAKAEPVRDTGTDAERPLALKGRRQASGVGMALTAAGLVPDLALVSSALRTRQTWDLARAHLDGVDAVVEVRDELYEASVGDVLDLVRAVDPDVGTVLVLGHEPTMAATAAYLAGPGSDDAALAQVRVGVPTATYSVLESAEHPWSEWGKGAARLVHVGRPS
- a CDS encoding cysteine hydrolase family protein, producing MSLVDDGAWLVVVDMQNVFAHPPSPWASPDYPTALAGTRRLVDAFGDRVVFTRYVAPAEPEGAWRAYFALWPFALVPPDAPLYDLVDELDPAGRQVVTRTTFGKWGPELDAATHGAADLVLAGVSTDCCVLSTALPAADAGRRVHVAADACAGASRADHERALDAMRLYAPLVEVTTTAAVLGAP
- a CDS encoding cytosine permease, whose amino-acid sequence is MATSIELNALNTIDESERHGRPRDLFWPWFAANVSVLGLGYGSYLLGFAISFWQAVAVGIVGIVVSFLFCGFVSLAGRRGSAPTMVLSRAAFGVEGNRLPALLSWILTVGWETVLVSLATLATATVLRELGWGGGTATQAVTLAVVAAVVVAAGVFGFGLVMRLQRIITILTAVLTVVYVALVAHNVDWAAVMSLPAGSAPQVVGGLVFMMTGFGLGWVNMAADYSRYLPRSSSGPAVVGWTTFGAALPPVLLLVSGLLLAGSDPTLDEAIGLDPIGALSALLPTWFLVPFTIVALAGLVGGAALDIYSSGLALLALGLPAPRWVAAAIDGALMVVGAIYVVFVAETFIGPFQGFLITLGVPIAAWCGVLLADILLRRRDYAEPELYDPRGRYGAVRWSAVALVVGGTVIGWGLVTNTFAGWLAWQGYLLGPVGGREGDWAFANLGVLVALTIGFVGTLVTTAGAVRRQEAR
- the serB gene encoding phosphoserine phosphatase SerB; the protein is MLDPLSDVSTAGAAGPRTSGRRRLVVSDVDSTFITDEVIELIADHAGTRAEVTEVTERAMRGEIDFAASLRERVATLAGVPVGALDEVRSRVRLTPGARELVAEVQRRGWEFGLVSGGFAEILGPIADSLGIRLWRANRLEVAGGVLTGRTVGPVVDRAYKEVTLREWAARTGLELRDTVAVGDGANDLDMIRAAGIGIAFAAKPVVRAQAPFSVDGPRIDAVLDVIDSVDTTVG
- the glgC gene encoding glucose-1-phosphate adenylyltransferase, with amino-acid sequence MASNPRVLAIVLAGGEGKRLMPLTAHRAKPAVPFGGIYRLVDFALSNIINSGYLRVVVLTQYKSHSLDRHISKTWRMSPLLGNYVAPVPAQQRVGKHWYLGSADAIYQCLNIIDDERPDIVVVVGADHVYRMDFSQMVDAHVESGARATVAAIRQPIALADQFGVIDVDPADPARIREFLEKPTNPVGLPDSPQEVLASMGNYVFDADALVEAVTKDSADPDSRHDMGGDIIPAFVAQGTAGVYDFIRNDVPGSTDRDRDYWRDVGTIDAYFDANKDLIAVQPVFNLYNEDWPLYTGYTGLPPAKFVHAGPGRLGHAADSVVSPGVLVSGATVAGSILSPGVHLHSWATVTDSVLMDGVQVHRHAQVHRAILDKNVVVSSRAGIGVDHDEDRARGFTVTDSGITVVPKGTVVA